Below is a window of Allomuricauda ruestringensis DSM 13258 DNA.
AAAATTTTCCGCTAAGAGTTCAAACGCTTTTTTGGTTTCTTCGTAGGCATACTCTGCCTTTTCTTGTTCCAAACGCTTAGTTTCTTGGTACTGATTACCAAAATAAATGCCAAAGGTGAGAACTACTGCCGCTGCAACGGATAGCCACTTGTAATAGTTTACTCTAGGTTTTAATGGTACCTGCTTGGTATACTTTTCTTCCTTGGCCATGGAAAAGTAGTTGAACATAGGTTTGTACTGTTCCAAATGAGGCGCTACCTCTTCTTGTGAAAAATACTCCCTGAGTGCTCTTTCTTCATCCACTGTGGCAGTGGCCTCGAAATACTTCTCCAATATTTTTTCTATGTTACCCAATTCCATAGTTATGTTTTTTTATTAATTCTTCCCTTACTGTTTTTCTCGCCCTCGACAGTGTTACGCGCACTGCTGTTGGTTTCATGTCCATGAGTTCGCATATCTCATCGAACTCGTATTGCTCTACATCCCGTAGCTGCAATATCATTTTTTGTTGTTCTGGCAGGTCTTCCATAATCCGTTCCATCCAACTTACGCTGTCCTCGGCCTCCATTTGCTTTTGTAAGGAGGTATTTTCGTCACTGTAGTTGCTATGAACCAATTTTAGGTTTCCTGCTTGCTTGGACTTTAACCGGTCCAAACAAAAGTTTTTGGTCATGGTCATGGCAAAGGCCTCAACATTTTTGTACTTTGACATGGACTCGTTCTTTGACCATAGCTTCAACAAAATTTCTTGAGTGGCGTCTTCCGCTTCTTCGCGAGAGACCAACAGGCGTTTTGCGAGCCTGTATAGTTTGTCTTGAAAGGGCAAAACCACATTTAAGAATTCTGTTTGTTTCATTTGGTTGTCTTAGTTGCTTTTGTGTCTTTCTTATCGACCTACACTATCACGACGATACATATCGAAAATTGTTACAAAAAATTTGCAATCTCCTTATATAAAGGTATTTTGCAAGGCAAATTTGCATGATTGTTCATGTAATTTTACTCAATTCAACCTACACCTCAGATAAATTTGGAATAAAATTTGAGTAAATTCATTAAAAATAAAGCTATGAAAAAGTATTTCTTCCTGTTTTTAGGATTGTCTTTCGTGTTTTTATCCTGTAGTGATGACGATGGAATCAAAAACGGACCTACCCCCGACCCCGACCCGAGTGCAGATGTTGCAGCCCAAGATTTTATGTGGAAAGCCATGAACCTCTGGTATTTTTGGCAAGCTGATGTTCCAGACCTTGCTAATGACAGGTTTGCGACCAACGCAGAATACACTGCTTTTTTGAAGAATAATTCTGATCCTGAAAATTTTTATTATAGCATTTGTAACAGACACGAAGAAATTTATGGCGAGGAAACTGCCATAGACCGATTTAGTTTTGCCAATGAAGATTATACCGAGTTAGTAAACAGTCTCTCGGGCATATCCCAAAGCAACGGCTTGGAATTTAGATTATCTTATATTGGAAATACCAATGATGTTTTTGGGTACGTTTTATATGTTTGGCCCGATTCCGATGCATCTACGAAGGATATTCAACGAGGTGATTTTTTTACCAGAGTTGATGGTATCCAACTGACAGGCAGCAACTATATCGACTTACTTTTTGGTGACAACAGTACTTATACACTCGGAATGGCAACCGTAACCGATAACACAATTTCTGACAGTGACAAAGAAGTTTCGCTTTCCAAAATAGAAAATCAAGTTGAAAATCCTATTCTGGTTGCAAAAACATTAGATGTAAACGGTACAAAGGTCGCCTACTTAATGTACAATAGATTTTTGAGCAGTTTTAATGAAGATTTGAACAATACCTTTGCTAAATTTAAGACCGATGGCGCCACCGAACTGGTTTTGGACATGCGTTATAATCCAGGTGGCTCAGTAAACACCTCGCGCCTTTTGGCCAGTATGATATATGGCACAAATACAAGTGATGTTTATATTAGACAACGATGGAACGCTAAGATACAAGCCGAGTTTTCCGATGAATCCCTGACTGACTACTTCGCAAATTCTACGGGAGCGAGTGCCATTAACTCTTTAAACTTGAGCAGAATATTTGTGATTGCCACAGGTGATTCCGCTTCGGCAAGTGAATTGGTGATGAACGGACTGGATCCATATATCGATGTAATCCATATTGGTGAGACTACGCGAGGAAAAAACGAATTTTCCATTACGCTGGTTGACGATATTGATAACTCTTTCATTTATAATAGCGACCGTGAAGGCAACATCAACTCACAAAACTCTTGGGGGTTACAACCTTTGGTTGGTAGAAATGAGAATGCAGATGGATTTTATGACTACACCAGCGGCTTAAGCCCCGACATTGAACTAGCTGAAGACTTGACCAACTTTGGTGTGCTAGGAGATGTAAACGAGCCGCTTTTGGCCCGAGCCATAGAAGAAATCTCTGGAGTATCTGCCAAAATCAACTTTACTGTAGAAATGCCTGCGGAATCTTTTACATCTTCAAGATTACATACTCCATTAAAGGATAATATGTTTTTGGACAAACCTCTTCCTACAAATTTTGAGTTGGAATAAAAAAACCTGTTTAAAAAAACACCTAAACCTTTATTGGATGCATAACACAGAACCCATAGCCCTGCGACCCTGAAACAAGTTCAGGGCAAGCAGTTTTTGGCATGACGAGTAATTAATTGCAAACAGTTTATCGTTGATTGCATATTGATTTATGGGATCCACTTATCCTTGCCAAAATCGGGCTTGCGCTTTTCCAAAAACGCATTGCGGCCCTCCTTGGCCTCATCGGTCATGTAAGCCAAACGAGTGGCCTCTCCTGCAAACACTTGCTGTCCCACCATACCGTCATCGGTGAGGTTCATGGCAAATTTTAGCATTTTTATGGAGGTTGGTGACTTGGCCAAGACTTCCTGTGCCCATTGGTAGGCAGTGTCCTCCAATTCCTTGTGCGGAATTACGGCATTCACCATACCCATTTCGTAGGCTTCTTGAGCAGAATAGTTTCTTCCCAAAAAGAAGATTTCCCGCGCTTTTTTTTGCCCCACCATTTTAGCAAGATAGGC
It encodes the following:
- a CDS encoding S41 family peptidase; its protein translation is MKKYFFLFLGLSFVFLSCSDDDGIKNGPTPDPDPSADVAAQDFMWKAMNLWYFWQADVPDLANDRFATNAEYTAFLKNNSDPENFYYSICNRHEEIYGEETAIDRFSFANEDYTELVNSLSGISQSNGLEFRLSYIGNTNDVFGYVLYVWPDSDASTKDIQRGDFFTRVDGIQLTGSNYIDLLFGDNSTYTLGMATVTDNTISDSDKEVSLSKIENQVENPILVAKTLDVNGTKVAYLMYNRFLSSFNEDLNNTFAKFKTDGATELVLDMRYNPGGSVNTSRLLASMIYGTNTSDVYIRQRWNAKIQAEFSDESLTDYFANSTGASAINSLNLSRIFVIATGDSASASELVMNGLDPYIDVIHIGETTRGKNEFSITLVDDIDNSFIYNSDREGNINSQNSWGLQPLVGRNENADGFYDYTSGLSPDIELAEDLTNFGVLGDVNEPLLARAIEEISGVSAKINFTVEMPAESFTSSRLHTPLKDNMFLDKPLPTNFELE
- a CDS encoding RNA polymerase sigma factor, with the translated sequence MKQTEFLNVVLPFQDKLYRLAKRLLVSREEAEDATQEILLKLWSKNESMSKYKNVEAFAMTMTKNFCLDRLKSKQAGNLKLVHSNYSDENTSLQKQMEAEDSVSWMERIMEDLPEQQKMILQLRDVEQYEFDEICELMDMKPTAVRVTLSRARKTVREELIKKHNYGIG